One region of Termitidicoccus mucosus genomic DNA includes:
- a CDS encoding alpha-L-rhamnosidase, which produces MKSLVTLRSFLPLAALLLSGVFSSPALHAAGLAPAGLRCDWGRDPSGIDSGTLRLAWSLESTTRGARQTAWQVRVSSTRERLAAGEADAWDSGRVDGDAQLQVPYGGRALRTGERVFWQVRVWDETGAVSPWSETATWTMGVVQPGDWQAKWITDPELVRVTRRWLGFSTPPVTDENTPQWVMLDLGRDHAIEEVGLHALVHTVNERLGFPRWFKVELSRTGDFRDAAVIADHTREPVNLWFTRVMIPANGITARYVRLSAPRLRMIAEDEGAQPLGRLALSQMEVRSGGKNIAPGAKVTASASLEEGPWSAEALVDGIGLPGSNPRATTTLLLRREFPVEGELRRAVLFVCGLGYYTLSVNGAEVGAEDLLKPGWTDYTKTCIYDTRDITAQLRAGGANAIGLTLANGMYNVQYSHGRYTKFVGPPRAQKALVQLRLEYGDGRVETVVSDPQWKVAAGPTVFEHAYGGEDYDAGLEPRGWDRPGFDDSKWTAAVETAGPGGRLVGFSHASPPMRAHETLKPVAVRGLRPGVTVYDFGQNTALMPVLRVRGPKGASVKLRPSELVNPDGSINWRSTHNSKAEAGWNYRLAGHPDGEDWAPKFFYHGARYLQVEVAAPEGGSELPVVGRLDARVVHSDSPAVGHFACSNELFNRIRMLVRWAQRSNMAHVLTDCPHRERLGWLEQDHLNGPSLRSEFDLTRLFSKIFGDMEDAQLENGLVPSIAPEYIRFDGWFRDSPEWGSTLILAAWQQFVWTGDDTPLHRHYPAMQRYFDYLTRRADGHILSHGLGDWCDLGPTGSGHSSLTPVPLVATATYYEGALAMERIAQHLRRSRDARRYAELADEIAEAFNARFLDKATAVYATGSQTSQVLPLTLGIVPFGQYDAVLARLVQAVRAAGNGITTGEIGHPYLLRGLSQAGRADLVFAIHNQTDRPGYGYQLERGATTLVEAWDASPNVSQNHFMLGHITEWFYQYLAGIMPDASGPGFARVIVRPEPAGDVAWAEASIDTVRGRVAVRWDRGEGKFALRVTVPPNARAGVQLPVPVTAVITESGRATDKRDDLTPLGAVDGRPAFEIGAGEYAFEASWQK; this is translated from the coding sequence ATGAAATCCCTTGTCACCCTCCGGTCATTCCTGCCGCTGGCGGCTTTGCTGCTGTCCGGCGTGTTCTCGTCCCCCGCGCTTCACGCCGCCGGCCTGGCCCCGGCCGGCCTGCGTTGCGATTGGGGGCGCGATCCGTCGGGCATCGATTCCGGGACGCTCAGGCTGGCCTGGTCGCTGGAGAGCACAACGCGCGGGGCGCGACAGACGGCCTGGCAGGTGCGTGTCTCGTCAACCCGCGAAAGACTCGCGGCGGGCGAGGCGGACGCCTGGGACAGCGGACGCGTGGACGGGGACGCGCAACTGCAAGTGCCCTATGGCGGACGCGCCTTGCGGACGGGCGAGCGGGTTTTCTGGCAGGTTCGCGTCTGGGATGAGACCGGCGCCGTTTCCCCGTGGAGCGAAACCGCCACCTGGACGATGGGCGTCGTCCAGCCGGGCGACTGGCAGGCGAAGTGGATCACCGATCCCGAACTGGTCCGCGTGACCCGCCGCTGGTTGGGGTTCAGCACGCCGCCGGTCACGGATGAAAACACGCCGCAGTGGGTGATGCTCGACCTCGGTCGCGACCACGCCATCGAGGAGGTCGGCCTGCATGCGCTGGTGCACACGGTCAACGAGCGGCTTGGCTTTCCGCGCTGGTTCAAGGTCGAACTGTCGCGCACCGGCGATTTCCGCGACGCCGCCGTGATCGCGGACCACACGCGGGAGCCGGTCAATCTCTGGTTCACGCGGGTGATGATTCCGGCGAACGGCATCACCGCCCGCTACGTGCGCCTGAGCGCGCCGCGTTTGCGCATGATCGCCGAGGACGAGGGCGCGCAGCCGCTCGGGCGGCTCGCGCTCAGCCAGATGGAAGTGCGCTCCGGCGGAAAAAATATCGCGCCCGGCGCGAAGGTGACGGCCAGCGCGAGTCTTGAGGAAGGACCGTGGTCGGCTGAAGCGCTCGTGGACGGGATCGGCCTGCCCGGCTCGAATCCGCGCGCCACCACCACGCTGCTGCTCCGGCGGGAGTTCCCGGTCGAAGGGGAGTTGCGCCGCGCCGTGCTTTTCGTCTGCGGGCTGGGTTATTACACGCTGTCGGTCAACGGCGCCGAGGTCGGCGCGGAGGATTTGCTCAAGCCCGGCTGGACCGACTACACGAAGACCTGCATCTACGACACGCGCGACATCACCGCGCAGTTGCGGGCGGGCGGGGCCAACGCCATCGGCCTCACGCTGGCCAACGGCATGTACAACGTGCAGTATTCGCACGGCCGATACACCAAGTTCGTCGGCCCCCCGCGCGCGCAGAAGGCGCTGGTCCAGCTTCGACTGGAATACGGGGACGGGCGCGTGGAGACGGTCGTGTCCGACCCGCAATGGAAAGTCGCCGCCGGCCCGACGGTTTTCGAGCACGCCTACGGCGGCGAGGATTACGACGCCGGCCTCGAACCGCGGGGCTGGGACCGGCCCGGCTTTGACGACTCGAAATGGACGGCGGCGGTGGAGACCGCCGGGCCGGGCGGCAGGCTCGTCGGTTTTTCCCATGCCTCGCCGCCGATGCGCGCCCATGAGACATTGAAACCGGTCGCCGTGCGCGGGCTGCGTCCCGGCGTCACCGTGTATGATTTCGGCCAGAACACCGCGCTCATGCCGGTGCTCCGCGTGCGCGGCCCCAAGGGCGCGTCGGTGAAGCTCCGTCCATCCGAGCTGGTCAACCCTGACGGCTCCATCAACTGGCGGTCCACCCACAACAGCAAGGCCGAGGCCGGTTGGAACTACCGGCTCGCGGGCCATCCGGATGGCGAGGACTGGGCGCCGAAGTTTTTCTATCATGGCGCGCGTTATCTCCAGGTCGAGGTCGCGGCCCCGGAGGGCGGCTCGGAGCTGCCGGTCGTGGGTCGGCTCGATGCGCGGGTCGTGCATTCCGACTCGCCCGCCGTCGGGCATTTCGCGTGTTCCAACGAACTGTTCAACCGCATCCGCATGCTGGTGCGCTGGGCGCAGCGCAGCAACATGGCGCACGTCCTCACCGACTGTCCGCATCGCGAGCGCCTTGGCTGGCTGGAACAGGACCACCTCAACGGCCCGTCCCTGCGTTCCGAATTCGACCTCACCCGGCTCTTTTCAAAAATTTTCGGCGACATGGAGGACGCGCAGTTGGAGAACGGCCTGGTGCCGTCCATCGCGCCGGAGTATATTCGCTTCGACGGCTGGTTCCGCGACTCGCCCGAGTGGGGAAGCACGCTCATCCTCGCGGCCTGGCAGCAATTTGTCTGGACCGGCGACGACACCCCGCTCCACCGCCACTACCCGGCGATGCAGCGTTATTTCGATTATCTCACCCGCCGCGCCGACGGCCACATCCTCTCGCACGGCCTCGGCGACTGGTGCGATCTCGGGCCGACCGGGTCCGGCCATTCGAGCCTCACGCCGGTGCCGCTCGTCGCCACCGCGACCTATTACGAAGGCGCGCTGGCCATGGAACGCATCGCGCAACACCTGCGCCGCTCCCGCGACGCCCGCCGCTACGCGGAACTCGCCGACGAGATAGCGGAGGCGTTCAACGCGCGCTTTCTCGACAAGGCCACGGCGGTTTACGCCACCGGGTCGCAAACCTCGCAGGTCCTTCCCCTCACGCTGGGCATCGTGCCGTTCGGGCAATACGACGCCGTGCTCGCCCGCCTGGTCCAGGCCGTTCGCGCGGCGGGCAACGGCATCACGACCGGCGAGATCGGCCATCCTTATTTGTTGCGCGGCTTGAGCCAGGCGGGGCGCGCCGACCTCGTTTTCGCCATCCACAACCAGACGGACCGGCCGGGTTATGGCTACCAGTTGGAACGCGGGGCCACGACTCTCGTCGAGGCGTGGGATGCGAGCCCGAATGTCTCGCAAAACCATTTCATGCTCGGGCACATCACGGAATGGTTTTACCAGTATCTGGCCGGCATCATGCCCGACGCGTCCGGCCCGGGATTTGCGCGCGTGATTGTCCGCCCCGAGCCGGCGGGCGATGTGGCGTGGGCCGAGGCGTCCATCGACACCGTGCGCGGCCGCGTCGCCGTCCGCTGGGATCGCGGCGAGGGGAAATTCGCGCTGCGGGTCACGGTGCCGCCCAATGCCCGGGCCGGCGTGCAGCTTCCCGTGCCCGTGACCGCGGTCATCACGGAAAGCGGCCGCGCCACCGACAAGCGCGACGACCTCACGCCGCTCGGCGCGGTGGACGGACGCCCCGCCTTCGAGATCGGCGCGGGCGAGTATGCATTCGAGGCAAGCTGGCAAAAATAG
- a CDS encoding DUF167 domain-containing protein — protein sequence MPPAPTPLADSCKLAIKAIPNAPRNEVAGWLGDALKVKVHAPALEGRANDELCEFIAATLGLPRRAVVVATGEKSRQKLLQITGLTLDAVKSRLARPAKPA from the coding sequence ATGCCGCCCGCTCCGACTCCGCTAGCCGACTCCTGCAAGCTTGCCATCAAGGCCATCCCCAACGCCCCGCGCAACGAGGTCGCCGGCTGGCTCGGCGACGCGCTCAAGGTCAAGGTCCACGCCCCCGCGCTCGAAGGCCGCGCCAACGACGAGCTTTGCGAGTTCATCGCGGCGACCCTCGGCCTGCCGCGCCGCGCCGTCGTCGTCGCCACCGGGGAAAAATCCCGCCAGAAGCTCCTCCAGATCACCGGCCTCACGCTCGACGCGGTGAAGTCCCGGCTCGCCCGGCCGGCGAAGCCGGCTTGA
- a CDS encoding phospholipase D-like domain-containing protein, with amino-acid sequence MEFLRSIFSHPWLPHVLAVSGFVFAVFLIARLFAEKKQPSNTVAWLLVIVLIPYVGVPLYLMFGGRKLRRLMARKSRLVLVHGGLDLVRVSPSVSQVINTTNALGASPPVGGNALRLITTGEEAFALMEENIRHARHSIHITTFILGRDDTGRRLVELLAERARAGVKVRLLLDAVGCVFSSRGFVDPIRRAGGEVQRFMPVFSLVPRRSANLRNHRKIAVFDQHTAIVGGHNLAEEYMGPLYNKKRWSDFGAVVAGPAAVLLNEVFLADWAFASGKPLEALHNEEAEAGEPVRVEGDSALQVVASGPDAKGDPLYEGLIAMIQDARESIYVITPYFIPDEVLWRSLMVKARAGVRVVLVLPERSNHPITDYARRFYTRELRGAGARVMHYGAGMLHSKAVIVDERVGLIGSANFDLRSLLVNFEIGVFVYSRADVRKMGAWVATLLASSTELKQDRPRRFPFFSGLLEDLCRLLAPLL; translated from the coding sequence ATGGAATTCCTCCGCTCGATTTTTTCGCATCCATGGTTACCCCACGTGCTGGCGGTGAGCGGCTTTGTGTTCGCGGTTTTTCTCATCGCGCGCCTTTTCGCCGAGAAAAAGCAGCCGAGCAACACCGTGGCGTGGCTGCTCGTGATTGTGTTGATTCCCTATGTCGGCGTGCCGCTTTACCTGATGTTCGGCGGGCGGAAACTGCGGCGCTTGATGGCGCGCAAGTCGCGCCTCGTGCTCGTGCACGGCGGGCTGGACCTCGTGCGCGTGTCGCCATCGGTGTCGCAGGTCATCAACACCACCAACGCGCTCGGCGCGAGCCCGCCGGTCGGCGGAAACGCGCTGCGTCTCATCACCACGGGCGAGGAGGCGTTTGCGTTGATGGAGGAGAACATCCGTCATGCGCGGCATTCGATTCACATCACCACATTCATCCTCGGGCGGGACGACACCGGGAGGCGCCTGGTGGAATTGCTTGCGGAGCGGGCGCGCGCAGGCGTGAAGGTGCGGCTGCTGCTCGACGCGGTGGGCTGCGTTTTTTCGAGCCGCGGCTTTGTGGACCCGATCCGCCGCGCGGGCGGGGAGGTGCAGCGGTTCATGCCGGTGTTTTCGCTCGTGCCGAGGCGTTCGGCCAACCTGCGCAACCATCGCAAGATCGCGGTGTTTGACCAGCACACCGCCATCGTCGGCGGGCATAACCTCGCCGAGGAATACATGGGCCCGCTCTACAACAAAAAACGCTGGAGCGATTTCGGCGCGGTGGTCGCGGGGCCGGCGGCGGTGCTGCTCAACGAGGTGTTTTTGGCTGACTGGGCGTTCGCGAGCGGGAAGCCGCTCGAGGCGTTGCACAACGAGGAGGCGGAGGCCGGCGAACCGGTGCGGGTGGAGGGCGACAGCGCGTTGCAGGTGGTCGCGTCGGGCCCGGACGCGAAGGGCGACCCGCTTTACGAGGGACTGATCGCGATGATCCAGGACGCGCGCGAGAGCATTTATGTCATCACCCCCTACTTCATCCCGGACGAGGTGCTGTGGCGTTCGTTGATGGTAAAGGCGCGAGCGGGCGTGAGGGTGGTGCTCGTGCTGCCGGAGCGCTCGAATCATCCCATCACCGATTACGCGCGGCGTTTTTACACGCGCGAATTGCGGGGCGCGGGCGCGCGCGTGATGCACTACGGCGCGGGCATGCTGCACAGCAAGGCGGTCATCGTGGACGAACGGGTGGGGCTCATCGGCTCGGCGAATTTCGACCTGCGCAGCCTGCTGGTGAACTTCGAGATTGGCGTGTTTGTGTATTCGCGCGCCGATGTGCGGAAAATGGGCGCGTGGGTCGCGACACTGCTGGCGTCGAGCACCGAGCTGAAGCAGGACCGCCCGCGCCGCTTCCCGTTTTTCAGCGGCTTGCTGGAGGACTTGTGCCGCTTGCTCGCGCCGTTATTGTGA
- a CDS encoding GNAT family N-acetyltransferase: protein MKNSDSGKNDHDRTDKGAGQAAAVRHNAAESRYELVLDGSLAVAAYLTRTDGSRVLTHTYVPEALRGRGVAERLARAALADARAEGRKVVPECSYMARFIQRHAAEFGDLV from the coding sequence ATGAAAAACAGCGATTCAGGCAAAAACGATCATGACCGCACCGACAAGGGTGCGGGACAGGCGGCGGCGGTCAGGCACAACGCCGCCGAGTCGCGTTACGAACTCGTGCTCGATGGCAGCCTGGCGGTCGCGGCTTACCTGACCCGGACGGACGGCTCGCGGGTGCTCACGCACACTTATGTGCCGGAGGCCTTGCGCGGGCGCGGCGTGGCGGAGCGGCTGGCGCGCGCGGCGCTGGCCGATGCCCGCGCGGAAGGGCGCAAGGTCGTGCCGGAGTGCTCCTATATGGCGCGCTTCATCCAACGGCATGCGGCGGAATTCGGCGACTTGGTGTGA